The Chitinophagales bacterium genome has a segment encoding these proteins:
- a CDS encoding DUF4835 family protein yields MKLKNYILLILIIIGLATQAQELNCKVSVISPNNQSVDPRVFKNMEIAIQEFLNGRKWTNDSYKPYEKIKCSITLNITEIPTEGTYKADAIVQSQRPVFNSMYNTVLLSYKDNDFDFDYADLQILDYNNNAYSSHLTSLLAYYAYMIIGYDNESFSENGGEDDFQQALTIINNIPSQVQSQYKGWNKLDGTRNRFALVDGWLNPRYKMMRKAFLFYHFNGLDNMYTDASKSRTVITTALTFLQQVNKDNPNLMPLRVFFEGKKEELLNIYSKADIAEKNSVVQLLSTLDPVNAASYKKIGK; encoded by the coding sequence ATGAAGCTTAAAAATTATATATTACTTATATTGATAATTATTGGACTAGCCACTCAAGCACAAGAGTTGAATTGTAAAGTAAGTGTCATTTCACCAAACAATCAAAGTGTAGATCCTAGAGTATTTAAAAATATGGAAATTGCCATACAAGAGTTTTTAAATGGTAGAAAATGGACAAACGATTCGTATAAACCTTACGAAAAAATAAAATGTTCTATTACACTCAACATTACAGAAATTCCAACAGAAGGAACTTATAAAGCAGATGCTATTGTTCAGTCGCAACGACCAGTATTTAATAGTATGTATAATACTGTTTTACTGTCATATAAAGACAACGATTTTGATTTTGACTATGCCGACTTACAAATTTTAGACTATAACAACAATGCCTATTCATCGCATCTTACATCATTATTAGCTTATTATGCTTATATGATTATAGGATATGACAATGAATCGTTTTCTGAAAATGGTGGAGAAGATGATTTTCAACAAGCATTAACAATTATCAATAACATACCATCGCAAGTTCAAAGTCAATATAAAGGTTGGAATAAATTAGATGGAACTAGAAACAGATTTGCTTTGGTTGATGGCTGGTTAAATCCAAGATATAAAATGATGCGGAAAGCATTTTTGTTTTATCATTTTAATGGACTAGACAATATGTATACTGATGCTAGTAAATCAAGAACAGTAATTACAACAGCGTTGACTTTTTTACAGCAAGTAAATAAAGACAATCCGAATTTAATGCCATTGCGAGTTTTCTTTGAAGGAAAAAAAGAAGAGTTGCTCAATATTTATTCCAAAGCAGATATTGCAGAAAAAAATTCAGTAGTACAACTATTGTCTACACTAGATCCAGTCAATGCAGCTTCCTACAAAAAAATAGGCAAGTAG
- the coaBC gene encoding bifunctional phosphopantothenoylcysteine decarboxylase/phosphopantothenate--cysteine ligase CoaBC, giving the protein MQAIKGKKVLLAVCGSIAAYKAAYIVRLLIKSGAEVRCILTKDATNFIAPLTLATLSKNDCLVEFTNANKTNWTNHVDVALWADVMLIAPASANTIAKMAHGICDNLLLATYLSAKCKVFVAPAMDVDMWHHPSTQNNISLLKSYQNEVIQVNHGELASGLIGEGRLEEPENIVAILNQYFENFTTKPISILNNKKILITAGPTYEPIDPVRFIGNHSSGKMGIALAKQASARGAKVTLVLGPSTIAVDDATINLISVQTAAEMYKACSDNFATQDVCIFAAAVADYKVQEVADEKIKKSSNNLEIALTKNVDIALEFGKIKKNNQISVGFALETQNLEQYAKEKLQKKNFDFVVLNSPKDKGAAFKHNTNKITILDKYNNLTNFELKDKTEVANDILNYLEKMYEA; this is encoded by the coding sequence ATGCAAGCCATTAAAGGCAAAAAAGTTTTACTTGCAGTTTGTGGTAGTATTGCTGCATACAAAGCTGCTTATATTGTTAGATTATTAATTAAATCTGGAGCAGAAGTGCGTTGCATTTTAACTAAAGATGCCACCAATTTCATTGCACCTTTAACTTTAGCAACGCTTTCCAAAAACGATTGCTTGGTAGAATTTACCAATGCCAACAAAACCAATTGGACCAATCATGTAGATGTAGCACTTTGGGCAGATGTAATGCTTATAGCTCCAGCTTCTGCCAATACCATTGCTAAAATGGCTCATGGTATTTGCGATAACTTGCTGTTAGCGACATATTTATCTGCTAAGTGTAAAGTATTTGTTGCACCAGCTATGGATGTAGATATGTGGCATCATCCATCAACACAAAATAATATTAGCTTGCTAAAAAGCTATCAAAACGAAGTCATACAAGTCAATCATGGCGAGTTGGCAAGTGGTTTAATTGGCGAAGGAAGATTAGAAGAACCAGAAAATATTGTTGCTATTCTAAATCAATATTTTGAAAACTTTACTACAAAGCCAATCTCTATTCTAAACAATAAAAAAATTTTAATTACAGCTGGACCAACTTATGAACCAATTGATCCAGTACGATTTATTGGCAATCATTCTAGCGGAAAAATGGGAATTGCTCTAGCTAAACAAGCGAGTGCAAGAGGAGCGAAGGTAACTCTAGTACTAGGACCAAGTACTATTGCTGTTGATGATGCAACGATTAATCTGATTAGCGTTCAAACAGCAGCAGAAATGTATAAAGCATGTTCTGATAATTTTGCTACACAAGATGTTTGCATTTTTGCAGCAGCAGTAGCCGATTATAAAGTGCAAGAAGTAGCCGATGAGAAAATAAAAAAGTCGTCTAATAATTTGGAAATTGCACTCACTAAAAATGTAGATATTGCTTTGGAGTTTGGCAAAATCAAGAAAAACAACCAAATAAGTGTTGGATTTGCACTAGAAACACAAAACTTAGAACAATATGCTAAAGAAAAACTGCAAAAAAAGAACTTCGATTTTGTAGTATTAAATTCGCCGAAAGATAAAGGAGCAGCTTTTAAACACAATACCAATAAAATTACTATATTAGATAAATACAATAATTTGACTAATTTTGAGTTAAAAGATAAAACAGAAGTTGCTAATGATATTTTAAACTACTTGGAAAAAATGTATGAAGCTTAA
- a CDS encoding DNA-directed RNA polymerase subunit omega: MNKEELKNQSAYIETRDLKKIKDQTGNVYQSINAISKRANQINTKLKEELHRKLEEFASATDNLEEIFENREQIEISRYYEKMPKPSILALGEFLNNETHIELPLKEEMESVLSEEQ; this comes from the coding sequence ATGAATAAAGAGGAATTAAAAAACCAATCGGCGTATATCGAAACTAGAGATTTGAAAAAAATAAAAGACCAAACAGGTAATGTTTATCAGTCAATCAATGCAATCTCTAAAAGAGCCAATCAAATTAATACTAAATTAAAAGAAGAATTGCACAGAAAATTAGAAGAGTTTGCTTCTGCAACAGATAATTTAGAAGAAATATTTGAAAACAGAGAGCAAATTGAAATCTCTCGTTATTACGAAAAAATGCCAAAACCTTCTATTTTAGCTTTAGGTGAATTCTTAAACAACGAAACGCATATAGAATTACCACTTAAAGAAGAAATGGAATCGGTATTGTCAGAAGAACAATAA
- the bamD gene encoding outer membrane protein assembly factor BamD: MRKIFIILLSLSLFACNKSYQQALKSNDVDEKEKVANEYFEKEKYEKAIPLYEQLLTVLKGQKSVEDIYFKYAKAQYYNQSYELAGYYLRSFYQTYPASKNAEEAGFLEAKSYADVSPRYSLEQVNTIKAISVFNSFLTRYPDSKYKTEVNAEMDKLRGKLRKKSYEAAYLYYKIEQYHAASVALANFIEEYPEYEKPDEIAYLIVKSNFKYAEQSYSEKKLERFEEYATSYQDFVNKFPNSEYIGELNKLNQQALNKIKNTKKDKS; encoded by the coding sequence ATGAGGAAAATCTTTATCATATTATTGTCTTTATCACTATTTGCTTGTAACAAGAGCTATCAACAAGCATTAAAATCTAATGATGTAGATGAAAAAGAAAAGGTAGCCAACGAGTATTTTGAAAAAGAAAAATATGAGAAAGCAATTCCATTATACGAGCAGTTGCTTACCGTTTTAAAAGGTCAGAAAAGCGTAGAAGACATTTATTTTAAATATGCCAAAGCACAATACTACAATCAAAGTTATGAGTTAGCAGGGTATTATTTAAGAAGTTTCTATCAAACCTATCCTGCTAGTAAAAATGCAGAAGAAGCTGGCTTTTTAGAAGCTAAGAGTTATGCCGATGTATCACCAAGATATTCCTTAGAGCAAGTCAATACCATTAAGGCAATTAGTGTTTTCAATAGCTTTTTAACAAGATATCCAGATTCTAAATATAAAACGGAAGTGAATGCAGAAATGGATAAATTAAGAGGCAAGCTAAGAAAGAAATCATACGAAGCAGCGTATCTGTACTATAAAATAGAACAATATCATGCAGCATCTGTTGCTTTGGCAAACTTTATAGAAGAATATCCAGAGTACGAAAAACCAGATGAGATTGCTTATCTTATCGTAAAATCTAATTTTAAGTATGCAGAGCAAAGTTATTCAGAGAAAAAACTAGAACGATTCGAAGAATATGCTACATCTTATCAAGATTTTGTCAATAAATTTCCTAATAGTGAGTATATTGGCGAGTTAAATAAACTCAATCAACAAGCATTAAATAAAATTAAAAATACAAAAAAAGATAAATCATGA
- the tilS gene encoding tRNA lysidine(34) synthetase TilS, whose product MIDKIKQYIAQYQLFERNNKLLVACSGGIDSMVLLYLLKILEYDITVAHCNFNLRGEESNADEQFIIDFCTKNNIPFFTKSFNTIQEKKQSKQSTQMIARKLRYEWFEQLRNENAIDFIVTAHHANDQLETILLNLTKGTGLNGLKGMLPKNNFVVRPLLAITKQEIVAFAHQHKIAFREDSSNASTDYQRNLLRHEVVPVLEKINPNILQNIQQFSEYMSDYTLLIEQDLMDYINKKCVFINNDVVAINFNYFRKHPAVKTILYHLLNKYDFNAEQIQNILQNINEQQSGKQYFSSSCRLIVDRKQLFVVDLKSEKTHYLLFDKIPKQIIFNNYKIQCKIVPIDKINIKKSVNYAYLDADKIQLPLLIRYWKQADYFYPFGLSKLKNPNKVGKKKLSKYFKDQKFSQIDKEQTPILFSDEKLVWLIGHRIDDRFKITTTTKTVLKMKIIE is encoded by the coding sequence ATGATAGATAAAATTAAACAATATATAGCACAATATCAACTGTTTGAACGCAACAACAAACTACTTGTAGCATGTAGTGGAGGCATTGACTCAATGGTGCTACTATATTTATTAAAAATATTAGAATATGATATAACAGTAGCTCATTGCAATTTTAATTTGCGTGGCGAAGAAAGTAATGCAGACGAACAATTTATTATTGACTTCTGTACTAAAAACAATATTCCATTTTTTACTAAGTCGTTTAATACTATACAAGAGAAAAAACAAAGCAAACAATCAACTCAAATGATCGCACGCAAATTACGCTACGAATGGTTTGAACAACTTCGGAATGAAAATGCAATTGATTTCATTGTTACTGCACATCATGCCAACGATCAACTCGAAACTATTTTACTCAATCTTACAAAAGGTACTGGTTTAAATGGATTAAAAGGTATGTTGCCAAAAAATAATTTTGTAGTACGACCTTTATTAGCTATTACTAAACAAGAAATTGTAGCTTTTGCTCATCAACATAAAATTGCTTTTAGAGAAGACAGTAGCAATGCTTCAACCGATTATCAACGCAATTTATTACGACATGAAGTAGTGCCTGTGCTAGAAAAAATAAATCCGAATATTTTGCAAAACATACAACAGTTTTCAGAATATATGTCTGATTATACGCTATTAATAGAACAAGATTTAATGGACTACATCAACAAAAAATGTGTTTTTATAAACAATGATGTTGTAGCAATTAATTTCAACTATTTTAGAAAACATCCAGCAGTAAAAACTATTTTGTATCACTTGTTGAATAAGTACGATTTTAATGCAGAACAAATTCAAAACATATTACAAAACATCAATGAACAACAATCAGGTAAACAATACTTTTCAAGCTCATGTCGATTAATAGTCGATAGAAAACAATTGTTTGTAGTTGATTTAAAATCAGAAAAAACACATTATTTATTGTTCGATAAAATTCCAAAACAAATTATTTTTAACAACTATAAAATACAATGTAAAATTGTTCCGATAGATAAAATTAATATCAAAAAATCAGTTAATTATGCATATTTAGATGCAGACAAAATTCAATTGCCATTGTTGATTCGTTATTGGAAACAAGCCGATTATTTTTATCCATTTGGATTGTCTAAACTAAAAAATCCAAATAAAGTAGGAAAGAAGAAACTGTCTAAGTATTTTAAAGACCAAAAATTTTCGCAGATAGACAAAGAACAAACACCAATATTATTTTCAGACGAAAAATTAGTTTGGTTAATAGGTCATAGAATTGACGATAGATTTAAAATCACTACAACAACAAAAACAGTATTGAAGATGAAGATAATTGAATAA
- a CDS encoding tetratricopeptide repeat protein: protein MINDRLIQLAQLLEENPNDSFINFAYAKELEKAGKYENAMQVFENLLVIDENYIGTYYHLAKLYELNNDFNKALNIYNKGIEIATKQKTMHALKELQQAKMNLEIEME, encoded by the coding sequence ATGATAAATGACAGATTGATACAATTAGCACAACTTTTGGAAGAAAATCCGAATGACAGCTTTATCAACTTTGCCTATGCTAAAGAATTAGAAAAAGCAGGCAAGTATGAAAATGCTATGCAAGTGTTTGAAAATCTATTAGTTATAGATGAAAATTATATTGGAACATATTATCATTTAGCAAAACTATATGAATTAAACAACGACTTTAATAAAGCGTTAAATATTTATAATAAAGGCATTGAAATTGCTACAAAACAAAAAACAATGCATGCATTGAAAGAATTACAGCAAGCCAAAATGAATTTAGAAATAGAAATGGAATGA
- a CDS encoding electron transfer flavoprotein subunit beta/FixA family protein has protein sequence MKFLVCISLVPDTTTKISFVENDTKFNTDKVQWILNPYDEWYALVRALELKEANGGSVTVINVGGAENDQVIRKALAIGADDAIRVDATSDLDSFSIASDIAAVAKDGNYDVIMLGKETINYNGSNLGGMLAEMLDLPFISYASKLDMNGNVASIDREIEGGKESLEVSTPFVISCAKGMAEARIPNMKGIMMAKSKPLAVVTPQAVAPQTSTVKYELPPAKAACKMIDPDNMDELVSLLHNEAKVI, from the coding sequence ATGAAATTCTTAGTTTGTATAAGCTTAGTTCCGGATACCACTACTAAAATTTCTTTTGTTGAAAACGACACAAAATTCAACACAGATAAGGTACAGTGGATATTAAATCCGTACGACGAATGGTACGCTCTTGTTAGAGCATTAGAATTAAAAGAAGCTAACGGTGGTTCTGTAACTGTTATTAATGTTGGTGGTGCAGAAAACGACCAAGTAATTAGAAAAGCATTGGCTATTGGTGCTGATGATGCTATTAGAGTTGATGCAACTTCTGACCTAGATTCTTTTTCAATTGCAAGCGATATTGCTGCTGTTGCTAAAGATGGCAATTATGATGTAATTATGCTAGGTAAAGAAACCATCAATTATAATGGTTCTAATTTAGGTGGTATGCTGGCAGAAATGTTAGATTTACCATTTATCTCTTATGCATCTAAATTAGATATGAATGGCAATGTAGCTAGTATTGATAGAGAAATTGAAGGTGGTAAAGAATCATTAGAAGTAAGTACTCCATTTGTAATTAGTTGTGCTAAAGGTATGGCAGAAGCTAGAATTCCTAACATGAAAGGAATTATGATGGCTAAATCTAAACCATTAGCTGTAGTAACACCACAAGCAGTTGCTCCTCAAACTAGTACAGTTAAATACGAGTTACCTCCAGCAAAAGCTGCTTGTAAAATGATTGATCCAGACAACATGGACGAATTGGTATCTTTATTACATAACGAAGCAAAAGTAATTTAA
- a CDS encoding electron transfer flavoprotein subunit alpha/FixB family protein, with amino-acid sequence MAILFIVDLVDGKVKKGSFEVASYASKLAANTGTEAVGLALGTANDSDLADLGSYGTTKIYHASNNAFNSFDAGVYAQAVKDAADKIGAHTVIFSMGLTGKAVAPRVAVKMNAGIVSGAVALPDTSNGFVVKKGAFSGKAFALVSINTENKVVSVTPNAYGATKGSGTATVEAIDLIPAASRITVKEVKRQQGDVAPLPEAELVVSAGRGMKGPENWGIIEDLAASLGATTACSRPVADVGWRPHHEHVGQTGVAIRPNLYIAVGISGAIQHLAGVNQSKTIVVINKDPEAPFFKAADYGVVGDLFEVVPKLTEAIKKFKAQQ; translated from the coding sequence ATGGCAATATTATTTATAGTAGATTTAGTAGATGGCAAAGTAAAAAAAGGCTCTTTTGAAGTAGCTTCTTATGCCTCAAAATTAGCAGCTAATACTGGTACGGAAGCAGTTGGTTTAGCATTAGGAACTGCTAACGATAGCGATTTAGCTGATTTAGGTAGCTATGGCACCACAAAAATATATCACGCAAGTAACAACGCATTTAATAGTTTTGATGCTGGTGTTTATGCACAAGCTGTAAAAGATGCAGCAGATAAAATTGGTGCTCATACAGTTATTTTTTCTATGGGATTAACAGGTAAAGCAGTTGCTCCTAGAGTAGCTGTTAAAATGAATGCTGGTATCGTTTCTGGTGCTGTTGCATTACCTGATACTTCAAACGGATTTGTAGTTAAAAAAGGTGCTTTTTCTGGTAAAGCCTTTGCTTTAGTAAGCATTAATACCGAAAATAAAGTAGTTTCTGTTACGCCAAATGCTTATGGTGCTACAAAAGGTAGTGGTACTGCAACTGTAGAAGCTATTGATTTAATTCCTGCAGCAAGTAGAATTACAGTTAAAGAAGTAAAAAGACAACAAGGTGATGTTGCTCCACTTCCAGAAGCTGAATTGGTTGTAAGTGCTGGTAGAGGTATGAAAGGTCCAGAAAATTGGGGAATAATCGAAGATTTAGCTGCAAGCTTAGGTGCTACTACAGCTTGTTCTCGTCCTGTTGCTGATGTTGGTTGGAGACCTCATCACGAACATGTTGGACAAACTGGTGTGGCTATTAGACCTAATTTATATATTGCAGTCGGAATTTCAGGTGCTATTCAACACTTGGCTGGTGTAAACCAAAGTAAAACAATAGTAGTAATTAATAAAGATCCAGAAGCTCCTTTCTTTAAAGCTGCAGATTATGGTGTTGTTGGCGATTTGTTTGAAGTAGTACCAAAATTAACAGAAGCAATTAAAAAATTTAAAGCTCAACAATAA
- a CDS encoding MFS transporter → MFSNLSRDKDPFEALKYREFSWYVASRFLITMAISFQVVLIGWEIYVLTGSKLMLGFIGLTEAIPAITIALYGGHIADKSEKRNLFLYCIIFFSLLSAFLILITHPWFIASFGKKMTVRLIFLVVFLTGFARGFAGPASFSLSAFLIPKKTYQNGATWSSSAWQLGMVIGAALAGIIYGFIGITKTFSIQLILLIIAIFCITRIQPKHEAKFNATEPFLESVQKGLKFVFQNKIILSCISLDLFAVLFGGAIALLPVFASDILHVGPQGLGILRAAPAIGAIITLLSIAFFPIKKNAGKILLISVAGFGAFIILFGISKNFYFSLFCLMMSGALDGVSVAIRQTILQLETPHEMRGKVSAVNSMFVGSSNEIGEFESGLTASLMGTVRAVVFGGTMTIIIVILTAFYSPSIRKMELNNKEEH, encoded by the coding sequence ATGTTTTCTAATTTAAGTCGAGATAAAGATCCATTTGAAGCTTTAAAATATAGAGAATTTTCATGGTATGTTGCTTCTCGATTTTTAATTACTATGGCAATTTCATTCCAAGTAGTTTTAATTGGTTGGGAAATATATGTACTTACTGGTAGTAAATTAATGCTAGGATTTATTGGACTCACCGAAGCAATTCCTGCAATTACTATTGCATTATATGGTGGTCACATTGCTGATAAATCTGAAAAAAGAAATTTATTCCTTTATTGTATTATATTCTTTAGCTTACTAAGTGCTTTTCTAATACTAATCACACATCCTTGGTTTATAGCATCATTTGGAAAAAAAATGACTGTTCGTTTAATTTTTCTAGTTGTTTTTTTAACAGGTTTTGCTAGAGGATTTGCTGGTCCTGCTTCATTTTCATTATCTGCTTTTTTAATTCCAAAGAAAACATATCAAAATGGTGCTACATGGAGTAGTAGTGCATGGCAATTAGGTATGGTCATTGGTGCTGCATTGGCTGGCATTATTTATGGATTTATAGGAATTACTAAAACTTTTTCCATTCAATTAATACTTTTAATTATTGCCATTTTCTGTATCACTAGAATTCAACCAAAACACGAAGCTAAATTTAATGCAACAGAACCATTTTTAGAAAGCGTACAAAAAGGATTAAAATTTGTATTTCAAAATAAAATCATTCTTTCTTGTATTTCGTTAGATTTATTTGCAGTGTTGTTTGGTGGAGCAATTGCTTTATTGCCTGTTTTTGCTAGTGATATTTTACATGTTGGACCACAAGGACTAGGAATTCTTAGAGCAGCTCCAGCTATTGGTGCTATAATTACCTTATTAAGTATTGCATTTTTTCCAATAAAAAAGAATGCAGGCAAAATACTACTAATAAGTGTTGCTGGTTTTGGTGCATTTATAATTTTGTTTGGCATAAGTAAAAACTTTTATTTCTCTCTTTTTTGTTTAATGATGAGTGGTGCTTTAGATGGTGTTAGTGTTGCTATAAGACAAACTATTTTACAATTAGAAACACCACACGAAATGCGAGGAAAAGTATCGGCAGTAAACTCTATGTTTGTAGGTTCTTCTAACGAGATTGGCGAATTTGAAAGTGGCTTAACTGCAAGTTTAATGGGAACCGTAAGAGCAGTAGTATTTGGTGGAACAATGACAATTATTATTGTTATACTAACTGCGTTTTATTCTCCTTCTATTAGAAAGATGGAATTAAACAACAAAGAGGAACATTAA